In a single window of the Thermofilum uzonense genome:
- a CDS encoding Clp1/GlmU family protein, with protein MGLGLPEIKIPEGYTLIVYGPAKLKVLEGVLRVFGAEFSDGQEFNVEPTRALPLYAHQNAVINVEYGSFTFHIGDTTPGEWYELAEKLASSNIRRVLVIGDVDSGKTSLVTLLVNVLANRGNKVAVIDADVGQKSIGPPGTIGLGVTEKSVYSLSSIPLYDAFFTGSNSPASVIHRSIVGAALLARKAEKLVDRLIIDSTGWVTEGEGRELKFFKTLITEPDLVVLVGAPSQLVQIERELEALVEIVRVPKPAFIASRDKQDRKEYRRYMYSRYFTGASVKSISLNNIRTAYSYFLSGRPLDSEETFKLQSILGVEVLYAEKADDYLGAIVGSSPIPQALDFAKNAFSVRHFRLLQGYELLHSVVGFMSKERYCEGIGIITGFNAREKRVSVLTPVERIDNRLWLIGSQKVNPLSFEEEAGLEKWSL; from the coding sequence ATGGGGTTGGGCTTGCCAGAGATTAAAATACCTGAGGGTTACACCCTGATAGTCTATGGTCCTGCCAAACTTAAGGTGCTCGAAGGAGTACTAAGGGTTTTCGGGGCAGAGTTTAGCGATGGACAAGAGTTTAACGTGGAACCCACCAGAGCCCTTCCCCTCTACGCGCATCAAAATGCTGTTATCAACGTTGAGTATGGTAGCTTCACCTTTCATATTGGAGATACCACTCCTGGGGAGTGGTACGAGCTCGCCGAGAAGCTTGCCAGCAGCAATATAAGGCGTGTTCTCGTAATCGGAGACGTCGATAGCGGGAAAACGTCCCTTGTGACTCTACTAGTGAACGTGCTTGCAAACAGGGGGAATAAAGTCGCAGTCATCGACGCGGATGTTGGCCAAAAAAGCATAGGTCCTCCAGGAACAATTGGTCTAGGTGTCACCGAGAAAAGCGTGTACTCTCTCTCTAGTATCCCGCTTTACGACGCATTCTTTACCGGCTCCAACTCTCCAGCATCGGTTATTCACAGGAGTATAGTTGGAGCCGCTCTTCTCGCTAGAAAAGCTGAAAAGTTGGTGGACAGGCTAATAATAGACTCTACGGGGTGGGTGACTGAAGGAGAAGGTCGAGAGCTCAAGTTCTTCAAGACCCTTATAACGGAACCCGATCTCGTAGTTCTTGTAGGAGCCCCCTCTCAACTCGTACAGATAGAACGTGAGCTGGAGGCTCTAGTCGAGATTGTTAGAGTACCTAAGCCTGCCTTTATAGCTAGCAGGGATAAACAGGATAGGAAGGAGTACCGACGATACATGTATAGCCGCTATTTTACAGGTGCCAGTGTTAAAAGTATCAGCTTGAACAATATAAGGACCGCTTATTCATATTTCCTTAGCGGGAGGCCTCTAGATTCTGAGGAAACCTTCAAGCTCCAGAGTATTTTGGGCGTAGAAGTACTATATGCTGAAAAAGCGGATGACTACCTAGGCGCCATTGTAGGGTCTTCTCCGATACCACAGGCCCTTGACTTTGCAAAAAACGCATTCTCTGTAAGGCATTTTAGGCTCCTTCAGGGATATGAGCTGTTACACAGCGTCGTGGGTTTCATGAGTAAAGAGCGGTACTGTGAAGGCATAGGAATAATAACAGGGTTCAACGCGCGGGAAAAGCGAGTCAGTGTCTTAACACCCGTAGAGAGAATCGATAACAGACTGTGGCTAATAGGCAGCCAGAAAGTGAACCCATTGTCCTTTGAGGAGGAGGCTGGGCTCGAAAAGTGGAGCTTATAA
- a CDS encoding M42 family metallopeptidase, protein MLDSGLLAELVNAPSPSGFEERVRSLIVKRLRSLGLEPLIDNIGNVYVILGEDKPSLILAAHMDEVGVMVRYIDDNGFIRFTALGGLNPLSIIGHEVILLAGEDMIPGVIGSNPPHIQGQQAPTAPTIEDLFIDIGASSRQEVLDYGISPGTPGTFPGNFKETKKHVFGKALDDRVGCYAMLKAVEAVSPPDHGSVVVAFTVQEEVGLRGASVLAKNLEPNFAIAVEGTIANDVPLSSPDKVVTRLGAGPAIRVMDRSIIGSQRLLNHIKKLLAKKDIPFQLQLSPYSATDSGSFLLWGAEVTAVSVPVRYIHAPVSMALKSDIDFTVQALKEIISDPFPV, encoded by the coding sequence ATGCTTGACTCAGGACTTCTCGCAGAGCTTGTGAACGCGCCCTCACCCTCAGGCTTTGAAGAGAGGGTACGCTCGTTGATTGTGAAGCGTCTACGCTCACTAGGGCTAGAACCCCTGATTGACAATATCGGGAACGTATATGTTATTCTTGGTGAAGACAAACCCTCCCTAATCCTGGCAGCCCACATGGACGAAGTAGGTGTCATGGTACGCTACATAGACGATAATGGTTTCATCAGATTCACAGCTCTCGGAGGCCTAAACCCGCTTTCAATAATAGGCCATGAAGTGATCCTCCTGGCTGGAGAAGACATGATTCCAGGAGTGATAGGATCCAACCCACCACATATACAGGGGCAGCAGGCTCCTACCGCTCCCACAATAGAGGATCTGTTCATCGATATCGGAGCGTCCTCGCGTCAAGAGGTTTTGGACTACGGGATATCACCCGGTACACCCGGAACATTCCCCGGGAACTTCAAAGAAACAAAGAAACACGTCTTTGGTAAAGCGCTTGATGATAGAGTGGGTTGCTATGCCATGCTTAAAGCTGTCGAAGCTGTCTCACCGCCAGACCATGGTTCAGTAGTAGTGGCGTTTACAGTACAGGAGGAAGTTGGGTTGCGTGGGGCATCTGTCCTGGCAAAAAATCTTGAGCCAAACTTCGCAATAGCCGTTGAGGGAACGATTGCCAATGACGTGCCGTTATCCTCGCCAGACAAAGTGGTGACAAGACTGGGAGCAGGCCCTGCTATAAGGGTCATGGACAGAAGCATCATAGGTTCCCAAAGGCTTCTCAATCACATCAAGAAGCTTTTAGCAAAGAAGGATATTCCTTTCCAACTACAACTTTCACCCTACAGTGCCACGGACAGCGGTAGTTTCCTCCTTTGGGGGGCAGAGGTAACTGCTGTTTCTGTTCCAGTTAGATACATACATGCCCCCGTCTCTATGGCCCTTAAATCCGATATAGATTTCACGGTTCAGGCTTTAAAAGAGATTATTAGTGATCCTTTCCCTGTGTGA
- a CDS encoding aldehyde ferredoxin oxidoreductase family protein, translated as MKGGYIGKILFVNLTDKTIRTEPIDPQVAEKYIGGKGYALYLLYYRYLKEYMAKGMSPKDVNPLGPENVLIFATGPITGVAGVPSPGRYHVMALRSPLTGSVGSANSGGEFGPYMKFAGYDMIVVEGASEKPVYLEVVNGHAEIKDASDIWGRNVFDTTRVLKNRVKAKNVSVACIGPAGENLVLMANIMNDDHRAAGRTGLGAVMGSKKLKAIVVAGEEKPQVAKPDEFRELSRNLIERMKKNPVTGEGLPTYGTAVLVNIINQAGMLPYKNWQFGYNPEADKISGETLAKTFLIKRRPCWGCQIGCGRVVKVESGPYQILYSEGPEYESIWALGNTTGVMDLAAVIKANHLCDELGMDPISLGSTIACAMELREKGYIPEEDLQGIDLRFGNAAALVESIWRTAYKSGFGAKLALGSKRLAEMYGAPELSMSVKGLEMPAYDPRGAKGIGLNYATANRGGCHVTGYTISPEILGLPQKIDPLTPEGKAQWVKIFQDLTDVVNSAVNCLFVTFALGAQDYADLFNTVAGFNFTTDDVMTIGERIYNLERYIMSYYGFSAKDDTLPKRLTHEPMPEGPVKGQVVELDKMLAEYYKLRGWVDGVPTKEKLKQLGIEP; from the coding sequence ATGAAAGGAGGATACATAGGCAAAATTCTTTTTGTAAACTTAACGGATAAAACAATTCGAACAGAACCCATCGACCCCCAGGTGGCTGAGAAATACATAGGAGGTAAGGGATACGCGCTCTATCTTCTCTACTACAGGTACCTGAAGGAATACATGGCAAAAGGCATGTCCCCAAAGGACGTCAATCCCTTAGGGCCAGAAAACGTACTTATCTTCGCCACGGGACCTATCACCGGGGTTGCCGGAGTACCTTCACCTGGAAGATACCACGTCATGGCTCTCAGATCCCCATTAACCGGATCTGTAGGAAGTGCTAATAGTGGAGGCGAGTTCGGACCCTACATGAAGTTCGCAGGTTACGACATGATAGTGGTCGAGGGAGCCTCAGAGAAACCAGTATACTTAGAGGTCGTCAACGGACATGCAGAGATCAAAGATGCCTCAGATATCTGGGGTAGAAATGTCTTTGATACGACACGTGTCTTGAAGAACAGGGTGAAAGCTAAGAATGTCAGCGTTGCTTGCATAGGTCCCGCTGGAGAAAACCTCGTTTTGATGGCTAATATAATGAACGATGATCATAGGGCGGCCGGTAGAACGGGTCTTGGAGCTGTTATGGGGAGCAAGAAATTAAAGGCAATCGTCGTCGCTGGTGAGGAGAAACCCCAGGTTGCTAAGCCGGATGAGTTTAGAGAGCTATCAAGGAATCTGATAGAACGAATGAAAAAGAATCCCGTGACGGGTGAGGGACTACCCACTTATGGTACAGCCGTGCTGGTGAATATCATAAACCAGGCTGGAATGCTCCCGTATAAGAACTGGCAGTTCGGCTACAACCCTGAGGCAGACAAGATAAGCGGTGAAACACTTGCGAAAACCTTTCTCATAAAAAGGCGTCCATGCTGGGGATGCCAGATAGGATGCGGCCGAGTGGTTAAGGTCGAGAGCGGCCCCTACCAGATTCTCTACAGTGAAGGACCTGAATACGAATCCATCTGGGCTCTCGGCAACACTACAGGTGTAATGGACTTGGCTGCTGTCATCAAGGCGAACCACCTCTGCGACGAGCTGGGAATGGATCCTATATCGCTTGGCTCAACGATAGCCTGTGCAATGGAGTTACGTGAGAAGGGCTATATCCCTGAAGAAGACCTGCAAGGCATTGATCTAAGGTTCGGGAATGCTGCAGCCTTAGTGGAATCTATATGGAGAACGGCTTATAAGTCCGGCTTCGGGGCGAAGCTAGCACTCGGAAGCAAGAGACTAGCCGAGATGTATGGTGCTCCCGAGCTATCAATGAGCGTAAAGGGACTTGAAATGCCTGCCTATGATCCTCGTGGTGCTAAGGGTATAGGTCTGAATTATGCAACTGCCAATAGGGGTGGCTGCCACGTCACGGGATACACGATATCCCCCGAGATACTCGGCTTGCCGCAGAAAATCGACCCATTAACTCCGGAGGGTAAGGCGCAATGGGTAAAGATATTCCAGGATCTTACAGACGTTGTTAACAGCGCCGTCAACTGTTTGTTTGTAACATTCGCTCTGGGGGCTCAAGACTACGCCGACCTCTTCAACACGGTGGCCGGCTTCAACTTTACAACAGATGATGTTATGACTATTGGGGAAAGGATATACAACCTAGAGCGTTACATAATGTCCTATTACGGGTTCTCAGCCAAAGATGATACTCTGCCTAAACGCCTGACTCATGAGCCGATGCCCGAGGGTCCGGTGAAAGGACAAGTCGTTGAGCTAGACAAGATGCTCGCCGAGTACTACAAGCTACGCGGATGGGTTGACGGCGTCCCCACCAAGGAGAAATTAAAACAGCTTGGTATCGAACCTTAA
- a CDS encoding ADP-ribose-binding protein, whose amino-acid sequence MPQRVFHINGITVELCEGDLTEVVADAIVNAANSFLKHGGGVALAIVRKGGEEIQRESDEYVKRHGPVPTGQVAVTGAGKLKARFVIHAVGPRFGEENGDAKLASAFRNALLKAEELRLQSIAFPAISTGIYGYPYEKCAMIAVKTLKEMYTSLKNVKRIIFCLYGSEAYTTFQEVFQKELGH is encoded by the coding sequence ATGCCGCAAAGGGTCTTCCATATTAACGGAATCACGGTAGAATTATGTGAGGGCGACCTTACTGAGGTCGTGGCTGACGCCATCGTAAACGCCGCTAATAGCTTCTTGAAGCATGGAGGCGGCGTGGCACTCGCAATAGTGAGAAAAGGGGGTGAGGAGATACAACGTGAGAGTGACGAGTACGTGAAAAGACATGGTCCAGTGCCGACAGGTCAGGTTGCAGTCACGGGGGCCGGAAAGCTAAAGGCTAGATTCGTAATACACGCTGTGGGCCCGAGGTTCGGAGAGGAAAATGGGGACGCAAAGCTAGCATCCGCATTTAGAAATGCCTTGCTCAAAGCCGAAGAACTCCGGCTGCAAAGTATAGCTTTCCCTGCAATTTCAACTGGTATTTACGGGTATCCCTATGAGAAGTGTGCCATGATAGCTGTTAAGACACTCAAGGAAATGTATACCTCGCTTAAGAACGTGAAGAGAATAATCTTTTGTCTGTATGGTTCCGAGGCCTATACAACTTTTCAAGAGGTATTCCAAAAGGAGTTAGGGCATTAA
- a CDS encoding Mov34/MPN/PAD-1 family protein gives MHTSSSIIGPESPIRRVVISSHILKSFQVIEEERLAVLGGDIKDEETLVNEVKEIKGIYSAGTFRIDFREWYEAVQSFKIRGLKYIGILHSHSYGRPIPSPLDTLRMSECPGEVWIIVSPKGIRAWTYDLQLREIDLVIV, from the coding sequence ATGCATACATCCTCCAGCATTATAGGTCCAGAGTCCCCGATACGTAGGGTTGTGATTTCCTCCCATATACTCAAGAGTTTCCAGGTAATAGAGGAAGAGAGGCTTGCTGTTCTAGGAGGAGATATCAAGGATGAAGAGACGCTAGTTAATGAGGTTAAAGAGATTAAGGGAATCTATTCAGCTGGTACTTTTCGAATAGATTTTCGGGAATGGTATGAAGCTGTACAAAGCTTCAAGATTAGAGGATTGAAATACATTGGAATTCTGCATAGTCATAGCTATGGTCGTCCCATACCCTCGCCACTAGACACCTTGAGGATGTCTGAGTGTCCCGGAGAGGTCTGGATCATAGTTTCCCCAAAAGGCATCAGGGCGTGGACTTATGACTTGCAGCTGCGGGAAATAGACCTAGTAATAGTCTAG
- the fbp gene encoding fructose-1,6-bisphosphate aldolase/phosphatase produces MKITVSLIKADIGGMAGHITVHPGHEELAKKKLAEAKETGLIRDFYVFHVGDDLQLLMTHTRGENNPEIHKLAWDVFVEATEKISKPLKLYGAGQDLLSDTFSGNVRGLGPGVAEMEFEERRSEPLLVFAADKTEPGAWNLKLYKIFADPFNTAGLVIDPTMHEGFIFEVLDLIEHKAVKLKAPEELYDLLALIGTPGRYVIRRIWRKSDNEVAATASVTRLSLIAGRYVGKDDPVLVVRAQHGFPATGEVLEAFAFPHLVSGWMRGSHTGPLMPVSLRDAKCTRFDGPPRLVGLGFQLHDGYLEGPVDLFDDPAFEHTRRLATEIAEYMRRHGPFMPHRLGPEEMEYTTLPQVLKKLQDRFVPAE; encoded by the coding sequence ATGAAAATTACTGTATCCCTTATAAAGGCGGATATCGGCGGCATGGCAGGACACATAACTGTACATCCTGGACACGAAGAACTAGCAAAGAAGAAGCTCGCCGAAGCAAAAGAAACCGGGTTAATACGGGATTTCTATGTCTTTCACGTAGGAGACGACCTTCAGCTTTTAATGACTCATACTAGGGGTGAGAATAATCCTGAGATACACAAGCTTGCTTGGGACGTTTTTGTAGAAGCTACTGAGAAAATTAGCAAGCCACTTAAGCTCTACGGGGCTGGACAGGATCTTCTCAGTGATACGTTCTCGGGCAACGTGCGTGGGCTTGGACCCGGCGTCGCTGAGATGGAATTTGAGGAAAGGAGAAGCGAGCCGTTACTAGTGTTTGCGGCTGACAAGACGGAGCCGGGGGCCTGGAACCTCAAGCTGTATAAAATCTTTGCTGATCCCTTCAATACGGCGGGTTTGGTTATCGACCCAACGATGCATGAAGGTTTCATCTTTGAAGTCCTGGATCTTATTGAACACAAAGCCGTCAAGCTGAAAGCCCCAGAGGAACTCTATGATCTCTTGGCACTCATCGGTACACCAGGTAGGTATGTTATTAGGAGGATATGGCGGAAAAGCGATAACGAGGTGGCTGCCACAGCTAGTGTTACTAGATTATCGCTAATTGCTGGAAGATATGTGGGAAAGGATGACCCCGTCCTGGTAGTAAGGGCACAACATGGGTTCCCAGCTACAGGCGAGGTCCTCGAGGCTTTTGCTTTTCCTCATCTCGTATCAGGGTGGATGAGGGGATCGCATACAGGACCCTTGATGCCTGTGAGTCTTCGCGATGCCAAGTGTACACGCTTCGACGGTCCTCCCAGGTTGGTTGGGTTAGGTTTTCAGCTTCATGATGGTTACCTAGAGGGCCCTGTTGATTTATTCGATGATCCAGCCTTTGAGCACACAAGGAGGTTGGCCACTGAAATTGCAGAGTATATGAGAAGACATGGTCCATTCATGCCACACAGGCTTGGGCCAGAGGAAATGGAATACACAACCCTTCCACAAGTATTGAAAAAACTGCAAGATAGATTCGTGCCAGCGGAGTAG
- a CDS encoding MoaD/ThiS family protein yields the protein MPRVKILLFASLRDKYGVKEIEVDTDGSLRNAVENASKQLGREFIDEFFENSSYRSDRLILVNGRHIQFLGEVQLKDGDIIAIFPPIAGG from the coding sequence ATGCCACGGGTTAAGATTTTACTTTTCGCCTCTCTACGCGATAAGTACGGCGTAAAAGAGATTGAAGTCGACACAGATGGCAGTCTACGCAACGCGGTGGAAAACGCTTCAAAACAGCTTGGACGTGAATTTATAGACGAGTTCTTCGAAAACAGTAGTTACAGATCAGATAGGCTAATACTTGTTAATGGAAGGCATATTCAATTCCTAGGAGAAGTGCAGTTGAAGGACGGGGACATTATAGCAATATTTCCACCAATAGCGGGCGGGTAA
- the mobA gene encoding molybdenum cofactor guanylyltransferase → MPWVEVALLAGGFAKRLGGMYKPLIRICDKPVLAALAMRLSSAFEKIIVVVHTKEQEELVSSALANIPGEIIIAVDEIRETAPIVGLYTAARNSTTSAFAVLPADAPFLKAETILNILKHLETFYDAVVPKWPNGYLEPLIASYRREALIRALNGLDNYGKSVTWLLAKIRTKYVDINALTPHPNLEFFNLNTPEDLAKAEEICRRLDYY, encoded by the coding sequence GTGCCTTGGGTGGAGGTTGCTCTACTTGCAGGCGGCTTCGCGAAAAGACTGGGAGGCATGTATAAGCCATTGATACGAATTTGCGATAAACCTGTTCTCGCAGCATTAGCCATGCGTCTCAGCTCAGCCTTCGAGAAAATCATCGTCGTTGTACACACAAAGGAGCAGGAAGAACTTGTTTCCTCGGCGTTGGCAAATATCCCGGGGGAGATTATTATAGCAGTGGATGAAATAAGGGAGACCGCCCCCATTGTGGGCTTGTACACTGCTGCGAGAAACTCCACTACCAGCGCGTTTGCCGTTCTCCCCGCGGATGCTCCGTTCTTAAAAGCAGAAACAATTTTAAATATTCTAAAACATCTCGAGACATTTTATGATGCTGTCGTACCTAAATGGCCTAACGGATACCTGGAACCTCTAATAGCGTCTTACAGGCGTGAAGCTCTAATACGAGCGTTGAACGGGCTTGACAATTATGGGAAGAGCGTCACCTGGCTCCTAGCCAAAATCAGGACAAAATATGTGGATATCAACGCTTTAACTCCACACCCTAATTTGGAGTTCTTTAACCTTAATACTCCTGAGGATCTTGCCAAGGCAGAAGAAATTTGTAGAAGACTAGACTATTACTAG
- a CDS encoding phosphate-starvation-inducible PsiE family protein, whose protein sequence is MERYVEKAAGGLIVILEVFIALLLALAVILSLTKLIGEAAKLATEAVFDRQHFVTFLDESLLMIVAVDLMRTLVGGIIEKKISVIVVLEAALIFIIREIITMELKMVSDIRLILYIAVFASLFAAWVIARRVQASTQGDEV, encoded by the coding sequence GTGGAGCGATACGTAGAGAAGGCAGCTGGAGGCCTTATAGTTATCCTGGAGGTCTTTATTGCGCTTCTCTTAGCCTTAGCCGTTATTTTATCGCTGACAAAGCTTATCGGCGAGGCCGCCAAGCTGGCCACGGAGGCAGTCTTCGATAGACAGCACTTCGTGACTTTTCTCGATGAATCCCTGCTAATGATAGTAGCGGTAGATCTAATGCGTACACTGGTTGGAGGCATCATCGAGAAGAAAATCTCTGTGATTGTCGTACTTGAGGCGGCCCTAATATTCATTATTAGAGAGATAATTACGATGGAGCTAAAAATGGTCTCGGATATCAGGCTTATACTCTATATAGCAGTCTTTGCCTCATTGTTCGCGGCATGGGTCATTGCGCGGAGAGTGCAGGCTTCGACTCAAGGAGATGAAGTTTAA